The Longimicrobium sp. genomic sequence ACGGCGATGGCCGATTCCACCAGCGACACGCAGTCGAACTTCGACAGGTGAAGAGTAAGCGGCTCGTCCGCCGGCCTCCCGCCGTGGGCCAGGTACTGCTCCAGCGTGTACGCCGCGTAGGGAAGGCCCAGGGCCAGCTCGGCCGCGCGCGCCACCGCGGGCCCGAAGGGCGCGCCGGGGCGGCAGACACCCTCGCCGCACAGCACGCGCAGCCACTCGGCCAGGCGGGCGCGGTCGTCCACGGCCAGCGGGGGCGAGGCGGCGCTCCAGAGCGCGTGGGGCAGGGAGGCGCCGGCGGCGGCAAGGGCGGCGTGGGCCAGGAACGATCTGCGCGAGATGGGCATCGCTGCTCAGGGCTCGGGACTTCAGGGGTGCGGGATGGCTTCGTACCCCACAGTCGCGCCGGGGATCAGAAGGGGAACGGCGGGTCGTCGCGGGTGCCGTCCAGGGTGCCCGCGTCCAGCACCAGCCGCAGCAGCTCGTCCAGCTGTCCCAGGCGGTCGCGCTCGCGCCGGGATACCAGCAGGTCCTGCTGCCACCCGGGGTCGATGCGGATGGCCTGCGCGATCTGGAAGGCCGTTTCCAGCCCGGGATCGATCTCGGGGAAGGGCTGCTTGTACTTCACCACCTCTTCCAGCACGCGGTAGAACAGGTCGATGGAGCGCTGGCGGCGCGGCACCAGCCCGCGGCGGTCCTCCCGCTCGTCCTCGTACGGGGCGGCCAGCGCCTCCCAGTACGGCGCGCCGGACTCGATGCCGTCTTCCACGCGAAAGCGCTCCACGCCGCGGATCAGCAGCAGCGACCGGCCGTCGGGCAGGGGCTGGAACTTCACGATGTGCGCGATGCATCCCACGCCCCCGTTCTCAGTGCTGAAGGGGCCGTGGCGGTCCGGATCGTGGTAGATCAGCCCGAACCGCTCGTCGCCCTCCACGCAGCGCGCCACCATCTGCCGGTAGCGCGGCTCGAACACGTGCAGCGGCATGGGCGCGCCGGGAAACAGCACCACGGGAAGGGGAAACAGCGGAAGCCTCATCAGGCGAAAGTGCGTCTCACGCGGATTCGCGGCAAGAGGGCGCCCCCCGGGCGGCGGGTTGACGAGGCACCTGCCGATGCGGGCCGTCGTCATCCCGACGGAGCGGCCACGAGGCACCTGCCCGTACTCCACAGGCCGCAGCGACCAGGGGATCCACCGCATGCACACCACTCCTGCCGAAGCGCGATATGTCATCCCGATGGAGCGGCCACGCCCAAGTCACTGCAGCACCGTGGTTTGCAGCGACTGAGGGATCCGCCACACACCTCGCGTGATGCACTGTCGCGTCGGCTGTGCCCATGCCCCGGCGCTGTCGGGCGAATGAATTCGCTGCAACGACCACACGAAGTCTGCCTTCGCAGACTGGCCTGCCCCGGTGTGGGTCGAAGCCCGGCGCGCGCCCGGAAGGTGGTGCAGTTCTCCCCTTCTCCCGCTTGCGGGAGAGGGGGCCGGGGGGAGAGGGCAGCCGGGGCTCGCACGGCCCTCTCCGAAGCGCTCCGACCTGTTTTGGGGGAGAAACCGCGGTCACCGCGGGCGAATGAATAATGAATTCGCGGCAACAACTACACGAAGTCCGCCTGCGCGGACTGGCCTGTTCGCGTGTGGAGAGGACCATGTGGCGCGTCCGAAGTGTGTGGCGGATCCCTCGGTCGCTGCCGTCCATCACGTGGGGGCTGGCTCTGAATTGGCCGCTCCGTCGGGATGACAGCGCGTGCTTCGGCAGGTGCGGTGCGCGTGCAGGTGAAGCCCGAACGGAATGCGAAGTGGCCCGTGTTGGGGCTTTCCGCTTTTGCTGCCGCGGGTTTCAATGAAAAGCGGCCGGTCCCGCGTGGGGACCGGCCGCTCGTCGTCCGCCAGCCCGCCGGCTCAGCGGCGGGTGGTCAGCGTCAGGCGCAGGGTGCGCGAGGCGCCCGGCATGATGTTGTTGTTGCCGTGCGACGTGGCGTAATAGCGCCTGTCCAGCACGTTCTCCACGTTAACCTGCGCGCTGAGCAGCGGCGCCAGGCGCAGGAACAGCGCGGCGTCGGCGCGGGTGAAGCCGGGGAGCGTGACGGTGTTGTCGATGGCCGCGAACATCTCCGCCTGGTGGATGACGCCCAGCCCGAGCCCGATGGACCGGTGTACCTGCAGCCGGTTCCACAGCGAGAACGTGCGCTCCGGCACCAGCGGCACCCGCCGGCCCTCGGGCGCCGCGGACGTCGTGCTGGTGATCTTCGCCCGCTGGAAGGTGGCGCCGCCCACCATCTGCCACGCCGGCGTCACGTTGCCCGAGGCGCCGAACTCCACGCCCGTGGTGCGCTGCTCGCCCGTCTGCACCACCCGCTTGGGATCCGCCGGGTCCGGCGCCGTGGTGTTGGTACGGTCCAGCGCGTACAGCGCCGTGGTCAGCGAAAAGCCGGGGCGCACGTCCCACTTGGCGCCCACCTCGCGGTTGGTGAACCGCTCTGGCTCCAGCGTGCTCGACGTGGCGCTCAGCGAGCTGAACTGCTCCCCCGAGCTGGGCAGATACGACACGCTGTAGCTGCCGTAGAGCGACGCGGCCGCCACCGGCTTGAACACCAGCCCGGCGCGCGGCGACACCATCTCGTCGCGGCGGCTCAGCTCCTCGCCGTTGCGGTCGTTGCGGAAGTCGATGTCGAAGCGCTCCCAGCGCACGCCGGCGATGGCCTGCAGGTGGCGCGAAAGCTCCAGCTGGTCCTGCACGAAGAACGACGTCACCGAGGCCGTGGTGCCGTTGTCGGCGTCGGACGCGCTCTGCCGGAAGGTGATGGGCGTGGCCACCGTCGGCGCACTGAAGGGCGCGGTGAAGGAGGTGGCCGCGTCGTTGTAGTAGCCCGTCCGGCGGAAGTTCTCCGTTTCCTGCCGCCCCACCTCGGCGCCGGCCAGCAGCGTGTGCCGCAGCGCGCCGGTGCCCACCCCCCAGGTGACGTCCGTCTGGTTGAACAGGTTCCGGCGCTCGGTGGTGTTGCCGTAGGCCGAGAGCGTGACGGTGGCGCCGTCCGCGCTCACCGCACCGGGCAGGCTGTTCAGGTAGTCCTTGTCGTAGTCCGCCACGCGCGTGCGGTTGCGCACCGTCCACCCGCCCGGAAGCACGTGCTCCACGAAGCCGCTGGCGGCGCTGACCCGCGCCGTCGCATAGCTGGAGTCGGGGTTGCCGAAGAAGGTGGTGATGGGTGCCGTGGACGGACGGCCCTGGAACGAGGGGATCCCCCGGTCCACGGTGCGGTCGTCGCTGAAGTACTCGTACCCGGCCTGCACCGTCGTCCGCGCGCCCAGGGCCAGCGCCAGCGTGGGGTTCAGCCCGTAGCGGCGAAGCTGGTACGTGTCGCGGAACCCTTCCGAGTTCTCGTACATGCCGTTGAAGCGCAGCGCCAGCGCGCCGAAGCCCTGGCCCAGGTCCACCGTGGCCCGCCGGTGGTCGTGCGAGCCGCCCTCGACGGTGAACACCCGGGTGGGCGCCCAGCGCGGCTCCTTGGTGACGCGGTTGAGCACCCCACCGCCGCCGCCCCGCCCGAAGGTCATGGCATTGCTGCCCTTCAGCGCCTCCACGCGCTCCACGTTGTACACGTCGCGCAGGTACTGCACGTCGTCGCGCACGCCGTCGACGAAGAAGTCGGCGGTGCTGGCGTTGCCGCGGATGGTGGGCGCGTCGCGGTGCCCCTCGCCCTGGCCCATGGTGACGCCTGGAACGTAGCGCACCACGTCGGCCATCCCCTGCATCGACTGGTCGGCGATGACGTCGGCCGTCACCACGCTCACGGACTGCGGCGTGTCGCGCAGCGGCGTGTCGGTGCGGGTGGCGGTGCTGCTGCGCGGCGCCCCGTACCCGCGGCTGCGCTGGCCCACGACCGTGAGGGTGGTGAGCGTGTACACGCCCTCGCCCGCCGCCGCGCTCCCCGTGACCACCACGGTTTCGCGGTCGGTGAACTGCGCCGTCATCCCGGTGCCGGCCAGCAGCTGGCGCAGCGCCTCGGCCGCGGTCAGCGAGCCGGAAATGCCGGACGCCTGCCGTCCGGCCGAGGCCGCCGCCACGTCCACGCGCACGCGGAGCGCCGTCTGGCGGGCATAGTCACGCAGGGCATCCGCCAGCGGCTGCGGGCGGATGGAAAAGTGGATGACGGTCGCGGTGTCGCCCTTCGCCGCGGCCCATTCCGCCGCTCCAGCCCCGACGGCGGAGAGGGGAGCCTGGGCCGCGGCGGGGGCGGCGCACAGCAAACATCCGAGTCCAGCTATGGTGATCCGACGCATCGCGCAGAGTAGGTTGAGATTGAGAACGATTCTCAACGCGGAGAATACAGTCCGCCGGACGGCCCCGCAAGAGTCCCGTCCCGCTCTCCGTCGACGGGAAGGGCCCAGACGCAAAAAGGCCCGCCGCTCGGGGGAGCGGCGGGCCTTTCTGCGATCGGCAGCCGGGCGGATCAGCGCTCGGCGAGCAGCGCCTCGGCGGCGAGGGCCGGCTGCGGCTCGGCGACGATGCGCGAAATGGGGAGCGCCTGCCGCGCGCGGCCGCCCTCCAGCTGGCGGCGGAAGTCCGACTCGTCCACCAGGTCGCGGATGGAGCGGTCCATCCCGTGAAGCTGCTCTTCCAGCAGCGCCATGCGCCGCTCCAGCAGCTGCTGCGCCTGGTCCTGCCCCTGCAGCTCGCGGTACTTGGCCAGCGCCTCCATCAGCGGCTTCAGGGCGAACCGCGCCGTCAGACCGGTGATGGGGATCAGGACGGTAAGCATCCCCATGACGATGGCCGTCATGGCGATGATGGTGTCGTTGGTGCCCATGGGGTTCTCCTACTGCCGCGGGGGAAGGGGACGGACGGGCGCGCGGATGCGCGGAACGGAAGCGGGTACGGAAAGCTCCGCCGCCAGGTTTCAGCGGCGAAGCTCTTGGAAGATAACGACGCGCGTTCCGGGAAAGAATCCCCCCGTCAGTTGGCGGCTTCGGAGGCCAGGTTCAGCGGGGCGATGCGGGGAAGGACGCCGCGGACGAGGGCCACCAGGCGCTCGCGCACCTGCGCGCCCACCTCCATCACCTCGTCGTGCGAAAGCGCCTGCCCGCTGAGCCCCGCGGCCAGGTTGGTGATGCACGAAATGCCCAGGCACTTCACCCCGATGGCGCGCGCCACGATCACCTCCGGGACGGTGGACATCCCCACCGCGTCGGCGCCCAGCCGCCCCAGCATCCGCACCTCGGCCGGGGTTTCGTAGGTGGGGCCCAGCAGCCCAGCGTAGACGCCCTGGGTGACGGGAATCTTCAGCTCACGGGCCACCTCTTCGGCCGCGCGGCGAAAGCCGGCGTCGTACGGGTCCGACATGTCCGGGAAGCGCGTTTCGCCCGGATACGTTTCGCCGATCAGCGGGTTCTGGAACATCAGGTTCAGGTGGTCGGCGATCAGCATCAGGTCGCCGGGCACGAAGCCGGGGCGAATCCCCCCCGCCGCGTTGGTCAGCAGCATGGACCGGGCGCCCAGCGACGCCAGGGCGCGCACCGGCAGCGCCACGTCAGACGGCTTCCATCCCTCGTACAGGTGAAAGCGGCCCTGCATGGCCACCACTTCCACCCCCTCCATCCGCCCGGCGACCAGCTGCCCCGCGTGCCCCGCCAGCGCCTGGGTGCGGCGGGGAAAGCCGGGGATGTCGTCGAAGGGAACGCGCACGGCGTCCTCGATCTCGTCGGCCAGGCCGCCCAGGCCGCTGCCCAGCACCAGGATGGCGTGCGGCGCGCGGGTGAAGCGCTCGCGCAGGAAGGTGACCGTGGGCTCGATGGAGGTGTGAGTCATTTCTCGTCAGTCGGGCGATGGGCGGAGGCTCCCGGACGAATCTCCGGCCCGCGCCCCCCGCCGTCAACGGGGGTGCAGATCGGTGCACCATCCGTTTCTGCGTAGATGCGATGGCGCTTCGGTGCCGCATCCGCACCAATCCGGTGCACCAATCCGGTGCAGCTGCATCGTTCCTCCCGTCACCCATCTCACCTCGTAAATCTTCAACTCGTTGGCTACCAAGCACTTGAACGAATTCAGGCACGCGGCCCGCCGCGTGCCTTAGGGAAGGCCACTCGATACGTGTGGCGCCTCTCGGAGCAGGCGGTCGCGGGCAGCAAGCCCCGGCGGCTGCCTCCCCCGTTGGGCGGTCGAGGTACGGGCTGTTGCAGAACGGGCATTCCGGGCCGCGAACGCGGCCCGTCTCCGCGGCACGGCGCCCCCGCCGTCGCCGATTCACCCTGTTGGAGGACCCTGATGAAGCGCACGCTCTCCCCCCTCGCCGCCGTCGCCATGCTCGGCCTTGCGGCCGCCTGCTCCGACTCGGCCCCCACCGGCTCGGAGGCACGCGCCCCCGGCGGCGCCCCCCTGCTTTCGGCGGCGCCGGGCCGTGGCATCGAGGGACAGTACATCGTGGTGCTGAAAGACGGCGCCAACCCCAACTCCGTGGCCGCCATCGCCGGCGTGAGCCCGCGCTTCGTGTACACCGCGGCGCTCAACGGCTTTTCCGCCACCCTGAACGCGGGCCAGCTGAACGCGCTGCAGCGGCAGGAAGGCGTCAGCTACATCGAGCAGGACCAGCTCACCACGGCCTCGGCCACGCAGAGCGGCGCCACGTGGGGGCTCGACCGCATCGACCAGCGCGACCTTCCGCTGAACAGCACCTACAACTACACGCCGACCGGCGCGGGCGTGAACGCGTACATCATCGATACCGGCATCCTGACCACCCACAACGAGTTCGGCGGGCGCGCGGTGTCGGGCTACACGGCCATCAGCGACGGACGCGGCACCACCGACTGCAACGGGCACGGAACCCACGTGGCCGGCACCGTCGGCGGCACCACGTACGGCGTGGCCAAGGGCGTGAAGCTGTACGCCGTGCGCGTGCTGGACTGCGCCGGCAGCGGCAGCAACTCGGGCGTGATCGCGGGCATGGACTGGGTGGCCAGCAACCACGTGAAGCCGGCCGTGGCCAACATGTCGCTGGGCGGCGGCGCCAGCACGGCCACGGACGACGCGGTGAACCGCATGCACAACGCGGGCGTCACGGTGGTCGTGGCCGCCGGCAACGAGAACCAGAACGCCTGCAACGTGTCGCCGGCCCGCGCGGCCAACGCCATCACGGTGGGCTCCACCACCAACACCGACGCCCGCTCGTCGTTCAGCAACTGGGGCACCTGCGTCGACATCTTCGCGCCGGGCAGCAACATCACCAGCGCCTGGTACACCGGCACCACCGCCACCAACACCATCAGCGGCACGTCGATGGCTTCGCCGCACACGGCGGGCGTGGTCGCGCTGTACCTGCAGGGCACTCCGTCGGCGACGCCGGCCAGCGTGGCCACCGCGCTGATCAACAACTCCACGGCCAACAAGGTGACGAGCGCCGGTACGGGCTCGCCCAACCGCCTGCTGTACAGCATCTTCGGCGGCGGCACCACGCCTCCCCCGACGGGCGGCACCACGTACACCGGCAGCCTGAGCGGCGCCGGCGACTCCGACATCCACCCGAACGGCACCTACTACCAGAGCACGGTGTCGGGCACCCACAAGGGCGTGCTGGACGGCCCCACGGGCGTGGACTTCGACCTGCAGCTGTTCAAGTGGAACGGCTCGGCGTGGAGCATCGTCGCGCGCGGCGAGACGGCGTCGCCGGACGAGACCATCACGTACAGCGGCACCGCCGGGTACTACTACTGGAAGGTGCTCTCGTACACCGGCAGCGGCTCGTACTCGTTCACCATGACCAAGCCCTGATCCTTCGGCTCGGTTGATGGAAAGCCCGTCCAGCGCCTGGTGCGCCGGGCGGGCTTCGTCGTTCCCGGATGGGGGGACGGGGTCTCACACGGAGGGCACGGACGACACGGGGGAGGTAACCCGTCGATGACCACGCGTGCGACATCTGGTTTCAGGGGACGGGAAACGCTCGTTTCGCGGCCTCGCGTTCAATTTCACGCACCGTTTTGGTTCGCGCTGCACCAACTCGCATCGGCGGAGCAAAGTGTCACTTTCAGCAACATTGTTGGCGCACCATCGCTTAGGCAGCACCACGCGCGTGGCTCGACACGTGCCTCATGTCGATCCCGCCATCTCGCACAAGTTTCGCCTGCCCGCCCCGCGCGGGAGAGCCATTCGCCCCCCAGCGAAAGACTCATTTCGCGTCGTAGGATAGCTACGGCAGAACAGGCGACCACCCCCCGGAAGGACCGCCATGCCCCCGTTCCGCGCCACCGCCGCCCTCCTGGCCGCCGCCGCCCTCGCGGCGTGCTCGGACCAGTCCCCCACCGCCGGCGCCGCGCCCGGGTCCGCGCCGCTGCTGTCCGCCGCGGCGGGGCGGGGCATCGCCGAGTCGTACATCGTGGTGCTCCACGAGGGCGCCGACCCGCGCGCCGTCGCCGCCGCGGCCGGGGCCAGCCCGCGCCACGTCTACTCGTCGGCCCTCAACGGCTTTGCCGCCTCGCTCAACGCGGGGCAGCTGAACGCGCTTCGCCACCACCCGGCGGTGGCGCTGGTGGAGCAGGACCAGGCGGCGGAAACGTACACCACGCAGAGCGGCGCCACCTGGGGGCTCGACCGCATCGACCAGCGGGCGCTGCCCCTCTCGGGCACGTACACCTACACCCGCACCGGCGCGGGCGTCTACGCCTACGTGCTCGACACCGGCATCCAGGCGGACCATCCACAGTTCGGCACCCGCGCGCGCAACGTGTACGACGCCTTCGGCGGCACGGGCGCGGACTGCAACGGCCACGGAACGCACGTCGCCGGCACCATCGGCAGCACCACCTACGGCGTGGCGAAGAGCGCCTACCTGCGCGGCCTGCGGGTGATGGACTGCAACGGCAGCGGGTCGACCAGCGGCATCATCGCCGCCATCGACTGGGTGCGCACCAACCACGTGAAGCCTGCCGTGGCCAACCTGTCCATCGGGGGCAGCTACTCGAGCACGATGAACACGGCGG encodes the following:
- a CDS encoding S8 family peptidase is translated as MKRTLSPLAAVAMLGLAAACSDSAPTGSEARAPGGAPLLSAAPGRGIEGQYIVVLKDGANPNSVAAIAGVSPRFVYTAALNGFSATLNAGQLNALQRQEGVSYIEQDQLTTASATQSGATWGLDRIDQRDLPLNSTYNYTPTGAGVNAYIIDTGILTTHNEFGGRAVSGYTAISDGRGTTDCNGHGTHVAGTVGGTTYGVAKGVKLYAVRVLDCAGSGSNSGVIAGMDWVASNHVKPAVANMSLGGGASTATDDAVNRMHNAGVTVVVAAGNENQNACNVSPARAANAITVGSTTNTDARSSFSNWGTCVDIFAPGSNITSAWYTGTTATNTISGTSMASPHTAGVVALYLQGTPSATPASVATALINNSTANKVTSAGTGSPNRLLYSIFGGGTTPPPTGGTTYTGSLSGAGDSDIHPNGTYYQSTVSGTHKGVLDGPTGVDFDLQLFKWNGSAWSIVARGETASPDETITYSGTAGYYYWKVLSYTGSGSYSFTMTKP
- a CDS encoding purine-nucleoside phosphorylase; the protein is MTHTSIEPTVTFLRERFTRAPHAILVLGSGLGGLADEIEDAVRVPFDDIPGFPRRTQALAGHAGQLVAGRMEGVEVVAMQGRFHLYEGWKPSDVALPVRALASLGARSMLLTNAAGGIRPGFVPGDLMLIADHLNLMFQNPLIGETYPGETRFPDMSDPYDAGFRRAAEEVARELKIPVTQGVYAGLLGPTYETPAEVRMLGRLGADAVGMSTVPEVIVARAIGVKCLGISCITNLAAGLSGQALSHDEVMEVGAQVRERLVALVRGVLPRIAPLNLASEAAN
- a CDS encoding LON peptidase substrate-binding domain-containing protein codes for the protein MRWIPWSLRPVEYGQVPRGRSVGMTTARIGRCLVNPPPGGRPLAANPRETHFRLMRLPLFPLPVVLFPGAPMPLHVFEPRYRQMVARCVEGDERFGLIYHDPDRHGPFSTENGGVGCIAHIVKFQPLPDGRSLLLIRGVERFRVEDGIESGAPYWEALAAPYEDEREDRRGLVPRRQRSIDLFYRVLEEVVKYKQPFPEIDPGLETAFQIAQAIRIDPGWQQDLLVSRRERDRLGQLDELLRLVLDAGTLDGTRDDPPFPF
- a CDS encoding TonB-dependent siderophore receptor; amino-acid sequence: MLCAAPAAAQAPLSAVGAGAAEWAAAKGDTATVIHFSIRPQPLADALRDYARQTALRVRVDVAAASAGRQASGISGSLTAAEALRQLLAGTGMTAQFTDRETVVVTGSAAAGEGVYTLTTLTVVGQRSRGYGAPRSSTATRTDTPLRDTPQSVSVVTADVIADQSMQGMADVVRYVPGVTMGQGEGHRDAPTIRGNASTADFFVDGVRDDVQYLRDVYNVERVEALKGSNAMTFGRGGGGGVLNRVTKEPRWAPTRVFTVEGGSHDHRRATVDLGQGFGALALRFNGMYENSEGFRDTYQLRRYGLNPTLALALGARTTVQAGYEYFSDDRTVDRGIPSFQGRPSTAPITTFFGNPDSSYATARVSAASGFVEHVLPGGWTVRNRTRVADYDKDYLNSLPGAVSADGATVTLSAYGNTTERRNLFNQTDVTWGVGTGALRHTLLAGAEVGRQETENFRRTGYYNDAATSFTAPFSAPTVATPITFRQSASDADNGTTASVTSFFVQDQLELSRHLQAIAGVRWERFDIDFRNDRNGEELSRRDEMVSPRAGLVFKPVAAASLYGSYSVSYLPSSGEQFSSLSATSSTLEPERFTNREVGAKWDVRPGFSLTTALYALDRTNTTAPDPADPKRVVQTGEQRTTGVEFGASGNVTPAWQMVGGATFQRAKITSTTSAAPEGRRVPLVPERTFSLWNRLQVHRSIGLGLGVIHQAEMFAAIDNTVTLPGFTRADAALFLRLAPLLSAQVNVENVLDRRYYATSHGNNNIMPGASRTLRLTLTTRR
- a CDS encoding S8 family peptidase, which codes for MPPFRATAALLAAAALAACSDQSPTAGAAPGSAPLLSAAAGRGIAESYIVVLHEGADPRAVAAAAGASPRHVYSSALNGFAASLNAGQLNALRHHPAVALVEQDQAAETYTTQSGATWGLDRIDQRALPLSGTYTYTRTGAGVYAYVLDTGIQADHPQFGTRARNVYDAFGGTGADCNGHGTHVAGTIGSTTYGVAKSAYLRGLRVMDCNGSGSTSGIIAAIDWVRTNHVKPAVANLSIGGSYSSTMNTAVTNLSNAGVFVAVAAGNSNADACSFSPASAAAVFTTASSERTDARRSTSNYGSCVDGYAPGGSITSTWIGGGTNTISGSSMASPHVAGVAALYKHTYGDASSSTIDTWIKNNATTNVISGNPAGTPNRLLYKAAL